A DNA window from Brachionichthys hirsutus isolate HB-005 chromosome 10, CSIRO-AGI_Bhir_v1, whole genome shotgun sequence contains the following coding sequences:
- the si:ch211-284e13.4 gene encoding insulin receptor substrate 1-B, which produces MENQAAETQSYEDVQKSGYLRKHKSMHRRFFVLRAASERGPARLEYYENEKKFRSKSPVPKKVLSLETCFNINKRADSKNKHMIVLYARSESFAIAADSEEIQEDWYQAMQDLQSHCKTPEDYGSSGECSSPSPVPTFKEVWQVKVWPKGLGHARNLVGIYRLCLTEKTVNFVKLNSDVAAVVLQLMNVRRCGHSENFFFIEVGRSAVTGPGEFWMQVDDSVVAQNMHETLLEAMKALSEEFRQRSKSQSVGTSCGGGTASNPISVPSRRHHPNLPPSQVGFSRRARTETPGTGGSSTSTSPTSRHGFPRARTASIGARSEESGGSAKGAWASSSPSLNGSCSTTPTLRPKPTRAPTPAKITLSLARYTPNPAPSPAPSLSSSSGHGSECGLVGAAVGGMAICSYPRVSQRVSVSGSPSDYGSSDEYGSSPGEHSLLVPSLSGHHAHGEGSSSYIVMGQREGLLGSHRRSKGRRILRRASSRESEAERRLLSKRASLPLAAHERLTPHTKDEDDEEYAIMSHTGNRERADVHHGSRAPAAGGVALEEGRKRGDKSRAEMDTGATVDSGYMAMLPGVTSPVPLSPSIGIPDTGTKPGAEDEYMSMTPNNSVSPPQHIHQPSSEGYMVMSPNSSSSTDLHRLGMWDSRTSMESRAASDYMNISPVCSRSACSTPPSHPEQHQLQPKMFNSYFSLPRAYQHTLYTRFEDDLNKGEGKKDSSRQDGAGRGGGVGYSKRNKMTVGSAGGCQLSMSSSSFSSSSASSESLEDKSISAGRGLSLLRTGTECKSAGTCTKEGRHQPKHGSSAKSPKPQRRGRPLSVIADMTKANTLPRAKENLLPSASQNVGDYVSIVFKEDGKYDGGRCAGSKHAVIHGTLRPINQPLFCHDNPKNLPRSFSAPLSTSAEYVSMDLGKTSTALTAARSTFNSPRGQPAVAPKARHEHSTSSPLAAEGNAGHRTKGKAAAMPTGAPAPYMDNKGSNSNITGTAAIHAAQPVSMALETGPGFSPAESFHSPERASRLVRGDSQGRQSHRSEAFDSPRSLQRHPSSSTSIFQEGSQAASHRHGLEGSLWETAGLSATTPPQASAEQGLNYIDLDLAIKESPQAGVEHPPAPYNITGSAMASSAGSSLNTYASIDFYKSEELRAHQSSRTDGQALESLKRQHRPSRCSDSAFDLGRAAFLFILEMT; this is translated from the exons ATGGAGAACCAAGCAGCCGAGACGCAGAGCTACGAGGACGTCCAGAAGAGCGGCTACCTCCGCAAGCACAAATCAATGCACCGGCGGTTCTTCGTGCTGCGGGCGGCCTCGGAGCGCGGTCCGGCTCGGCTGGAGTACTACGAGAACGAGAAGAAATTTCGCAGTAAATCTCCGGTGCCCAAGAAAGTCCTGAGCCTGGAGACTTGCTTCAACATCAACAAACGCGCAGATTCCAAGAACAAGCACATGATCGTGCTCTACGCGCGCAGCGAGAGCTTCGCCATCGCGGCGGACAGCGAGGAGATCCAGGAGGACTGGTACCAAGCGATGCAGGACCTCCAGAGCCACT GTAAAACCCCTGAAGACTATGGCAGCAGCGGAGAGTGTAGCTCTCCATCTCCTGTTCCCACCTTCAAGGAAGTGTGGCAGGTCAAGGTTTGGCCCAAAGGTCTTGGACATGCCAGGAACTTGGTGGGCATATACCGGCTGTGCCTAACCGAAAAGACCGTCAACTTTGTCAAACTCAACTCTGACGTGGCAGCAGTGGTGTTGCAGTTGATGAATGTCCGTCGGTGTGGCCATTCGGAGAACTTCTTCTTCATTGAGGTGGGTCGTTCAGCGGTTACCGGCCCTGGAGAGTTCTGGATGCAGGTGGACGACTCTGTGGTGGCTCAGAACATGCACGAGACCCTGTTGGAAGCAATGAAAGCCCTAAGCGAGGAGTTCCGTCAGCGCAGTAAGTCTCAGTCTGTGGGAACATCGTGTGGAGGTGGCACCGCTTCGAACCCCATCAGCGTCCCGAGCCGCCGCCATCATCCGAATCTGCCACCGAGCCAGGTGGGCTTCTCCCGGCGAGCCCGCACAGAGACGCCTGGAACTGGAGGCAGCAGTACAAGCACTTCGCCTACATCACGCCATGGATTCCCAAGAGCACGAACTGCCAGCATTGGGGCAAGGTCGGAGGAGAGTGGGGGAAGTGCTAAAGGGGCGTGGGCCAGCTCCAGCCCAAGTCTTAATGGTTCCTGCTCCACTACGCCAACATTGAGACCTAAGCCCACCAGAGCTCCAACTCCTGCTAAGATTACCCTTAGCCTTGCACGTTATACGCCTAATCCTGCTCCCTCTCCTGCTCCAAGCTTGTCGTCCAGTTCGGGTCACGGATCAGAGTGTGGTCTGGTGGGGGCCGCGGTGGGAGGAATGGCAATCTGTTCATACCCCCGTGTTTCTCAGCGAGTGTCTGTGTCGGGTTCACCAAGCGACTATGGTTCTTCAGATGAATATGGCTCCAGTCCTGGGGAACACTCTCTGCTTGTGCCCAGCCTGTCTGGACATCACGCGCATGGAGAAGGCTCCTCCAGCTACATAGTGATGGGACAGCGGGAGGGTCTCCTCGGTTCTCATCGCCGCTCAAAAGGACGGCGGATATTGCGCCGTGCATCGAGTAGGGAATCTGAGGCAGAACGTAGACTACTAAGCAAGAGGGCCTCTCTGCCTTTGGCAGCCCATGAGCGACTGACCCCACATacgaaagatgaagatgatgaagaatatgCCATCATGTCACATACAGGCAACAGAGAGAGGGCAGACGTGCATCACGGCTCAAGAGCTCCGGCAGCCGGGGGTGTGGCGCTTGAGGAGGGCAGGAAGAGGGGTGACaaaagcagagcagagatgGATACAGGGGCAACTGTGGATAGCGGATACATGGCCATGTTGCCCGGAGTGACGTCTCCCGTTCCACTCTCGCCATCAATAGGTATCCCTGACACTGGAACCAAACCCGGAGCCGAGGATGAGTATATGTCTATGACTCCTAACAACAGTGTGTCCCCACCTCAGCACATCCACCAGCCCAGCTCGGAGGGCTACATGGTCATGTCTCCCAATAGCAGCAGCTCCACAGATCTGCACCGACTGGGCATGTGGGACAGCAGAACCAGCATGGAGAGCCGGGCTGCGAGCGACTACATGAACATCTCGCCTGTTTGCAGCcgctctgcctgcagcacgCCGCCCTCCCACCCCGAACAGCACCAACTGCAACCAAAAATGTTCAATTCCTACTTCTCCTTGCCGCGAGCCTATCAGCATACTCTCTATACTCGCTTTGAGGATGACTTAAACAAAGGGGAAGGGAAAAAGGACAGCAGTAGGCAGGATGGCGCTGGAAGGGGAGGGGGAGTGGGATATAGcaagagaaacaaaatgacCGTGGGCTCGGCGGGAGGCTGTCAGCTCTccatgtcttcctcttctttctcctccagctcagcCAGCAGCGAAAGCCTGGAAGACAAGTCCATATCAGCAGGGAGAGGGTTAAGTTTATTAAGGACCGGAACGGAGTGCAAGAGCGCAGGAACGTGCACGAAAGAAGGGCGTCACCAGCCAAAACACGGATCAAGTGCCAAGAGCCCGAAGCCGCAGCGGAGAGGCCGCCCTCTCAGTGTGATCGCAGACATGACTAAAGCAAACACCTTGCCAAGGGCGAAGGAGAACCTGCTGCCATCGGCGTCTCAAAACGTTGGTGATTACGTTAGCATTGTCTTCAAGGAGGACGGCAAGTATGATGGAGGACGATGTGCGGGCTCTAAACACGCTGTGATCCATGGAACGCTTCGGCCCATTAATCAGCCGCTTTTCTGCCACGATAATCCCAAGAACCTTCCCCGCAGCTTCTCCGCGCCGTTGTCCACCTCTGCCGAATATGTCAGCATGGATCTAGGGAAGACCTCCACGGCCCTAACGGCTGCTAGATCCACTTTCAACAGCCCACGGGGCCAACCAGCTGTTGCCCCCAAAGCCCGCCATGAGCACAGCACATCTTCACCTCTGGCTGCAGAAGGCAACGCCGGCCACAGGACGAAAGGAAAGGCGGCAGCGATGCCGACAGGCGCCCCTGCTCCATATATGGATAATAAAGGTTCCAATTCCAACATCACAGGAACAGCTGCCATTCACGCTGCTCAACCGGTATCCATGGCGCTGGAGACGGGGCCTGGCTTCTCACCAGCCGAGTCATTCCACTCACCAGAGCGGGCCAGCCGATTGGTTCGAGGTGACTCGCAGGGACGACAGAGCCACCGCTCAGAGGCGTTCGACTCGCCGCGCTCCCTACAACGCCACCCGTCCTCCTCCACATCCATCTTCCAAGAGGGAAGCCAGGCAGCGAGCCATCGGCACGGTTTGGAAGGCTCATTGTGGGAGACAGCCGGTTTATCTGCCACAACTCCGCCACAAGCCTCCGCCGAACAAGGCCTTAACTATATTGACCTTGACTTGGCCATTAAGGAGAGCCCTCAAGCCGGAGTGGAGCATCCTCCTGCCCCCTACAACATCACAGGAAGTGCAATGGCCAGCAGTGCCGGCTCCAGCCTGAATACTTATGCCAGTATTGATTTCTATAAGTCAGAAGAACTAAGAGCACACCAGAGCAGCAGGACGGATGGTCAAG CTCTGGAATCACTGAAGCGACAACATCGCCCGAGCCGCTGCTCGGACTCGGCCTTTGACCTCGGGCGAGCAGCGTTCCTGTTTATTTTGGAGATGACGTGA
- the slc25a15b gene encoding solute carrier family 25 member 15b: MAPHPAVQAIIDLSAGAVGGAVCVFSGQPLDTAKVKMQTFPTMYRGFVHCLVSTCKQVGLRGLYQGTSPALVANVAENSVLFMSYGFCQQVICSAAGLPREAVLSDVQKACAGSVASIFASLVLCPTELVKCRLQAMYEMEASGNIAQSQKTVWSVVKSIMKNEGPQGFFQGLTTTVAREVPGYFCLFGAYELCRTSFADYMKCEKKDIGVAPLLFSGGFAGACLWLVVFPIDCIKSRIQVMSMMNKQAGFFKTFMSVVRTEGWRALYSGLAPTMVRTFPANGALFLGYEASRTFMMEKFD; this comes from the exons ATGGCCCCTCACCCGGCGGTCCAGGCCATCATCGACCTCTCTGCAGGAGCCGTAG GGGGGGCGGTATGTGTCTTCAGTGGGCAGCCTTTGGACACAGCGAAGGTCAAGATGCAGACCTTTCCAACAATGTACCGGGGTTTTGTCCACTGTCTGGTGTCCACCTGCAAGCAAGTGGGCCTGCGTGGCCTCTACCAGGGCACCTCGCCGGCACTGGTGGCCAACGTCGCCGAGAACTCCGTGCTCTTCATGAGTTACGGTTTCTGCCAGCAGGTCATCTGCTCCGCGGCGGGGCTGCCCAGGGAAGCGGTGCTGAG TGACGTCCAGAAGGCCTGTGCCGGCTCGGTGGCATCAATCTTTGCCTCGCTGGTTCTCTGCCCCACTGAGCTTGTCAAGTGTCGGCTGCAGGCCATGTATGAGATGGAGGCCTCAGGAAATATTGCTCAGAGCCAGAA GACAGTGTGGTCGGTGGTGAAGTCCATCATGAAGAACGAGGGACCGCAGGGCTTCTTCCAGGGCCTGACCACCACCGTAGCCAGAGAGGTGCCCGGGTACTTCTGCTTATTCGGTGCCTATGAGCTCTGCCGCACCAGCTTTGCAGACTACATGAAGTGTGAGAAAAAAGACATAG GGGTGGCTCCACTTTTGTTCAGCGGGGGCTTCGCGGGGGCGTGTCTTTGGCTGGTGGTTTTTCCTATTGACTGCATCAAGTCTCGAATCCAGGTCATGTCTATGATGAACAAACAGGCAGGATTCTTCAAAACCTTCATGTCCGTCGTCCGTACTGAAG GTTGGAGGGCGCTTTACTCAGGTCTGGCCCCCACCATGGTTCGCACCTTCCCCGCAAATGGAGCTCTCTTCCTGGGGTATGAGGCCAGCCGGACGTTCATGATGGAGAAGTTTGACTGA
- the tm4sf21a gene encoding transmembrane 4 L6 family member 1 isoform X2, producing the protein MCTGKCSLCIAVTLYPLALISIICNIVLFFPGGDVKYAKDGHITEEVKYMGGLIGGGLMVLLPALYIHLTGKDTCCGNRCGMFLSIVFAAVGVAGAFYSFGVAVLGLQNGPLCKVILVWTTPFKDGAQKHRAVQHWAVCHAVGYQQSAGDSLCRSDDQWARWLSVRNLPEQRAAVSS; encoded by the exons ATGTGTACTGGAAAGTGTTCCCTTTGCATTGCCGTTACTTTGTACCCATTAGCACTCATATCCATTATCTGTAACATTGTGCTGTTCTTTCCTGGTGGAGATGTCAAGTACGCCAAAGACGGACATATCACCGAGGAGGTGAAATACATGGGGGGGCTCATCGGAGGGGGTTTGATG GTGTTGCTCCCTGCGCTTTACATCCACTTGACTGGGAAAGATACTTGCTGTGGAAATCGCTGTGGG ATGTTCTTATCAATTGTGTTCGCTGCCGTGGGCGTGGCCGGAGCCTTTTACAGCTTCGGTGTGGCAGTGCTAGGTTTGCAGAACGGTCCCCTCTGCAAAGTCATCCTGGTTTGGACCACACCTTTCAAAGACGG AGCCCAAAAACATCGTGCAGTTCAACATTGGGCTGTTTGCCACGCTGTTGGCTACCAGCAGTCTGCAGGTGATTCTCTGTGCCGTTCAGATGATCAATGGGCTCGTTGGCTGTCTGTGCGGAACCTGCCAGAGCAAAGGG CCGCTGTGAGTTCCTGA
- the tm4sf21a gene encoding transmembrane 4 L6 family member 1 isoform X1, with amino-acid sequence MCTGKCSLCIAVTLYPLALISIICNIVLFFPGGDVKYAKDGHITEEVKYMGGLIGGGLMVLLPALYIHLTGKDTCCGNRCGMFLSIVFAAVGVAGAFYSFGVAVLGLQNGPLCKVILVWTTPFKDGDHEYLTDDTWWGMCTEPKNIVQFNIGLFATLLATSSLQVILCAVQMINGLVGCLCGTCQSKGPL; translated from the exons ATGTGTACTGGAAAGTGTTCCCTTTGCATTGCCGTTACTTTGTACCCATTAGCACTCATATCCATTATCTGTAACATTGTGCTGTTCTTTCCTGGTGGAGATGTCAAGTACGCCAAAGACGGACATATCACCGAGGAGGTGAAATACATGGGGGGGCTCATCGGAGGGGGTTTGATG GTGTTGCTCCCTGCGCTTTACATCCACTTGACTGGGAAAGATACTTGCTGTGGAAATCGCTGTGGG ATGTTCTTATCAATTGTGTTCGCTGCCGTGGGCGTGGCCGGAGCCTTTTACAGCTTCGGTGTGGCAGTGCTAGGTTTGCAGAACGGTCCCCTCTGCAAAGTCATCCTGGTTTGGACCACACCTTTCAAAGACGG TGACCACGAATACCTGACTGATGACACATGGTGGGGAATGTGCACAGAGCCCAAAAACATCGTGCAGTTCAACATTGGGCTGTTTGCCACGCTGTTGGCTACCAGCAGTCTGCAGGTGATTCTCTGTGCCGTTCAGATGATCAATGGGCTCGTTGGCTGTCTGTGCGGAACCTGCCAGAGCAAAGGG CCGCTGTGA